The following coding sequences lie in one Trypanosoma brucei gambiense DAL972 chromosome 7, complete sequence genomic window:
- a CDS encoding kinesin, putative, giving the protein MFDKVTAMSERETTSHSPELGGDNNGSVVVAVRVRPLEGLSIEAGGALSMSRFTAQQRMHRRGMSAQEGDKPAVRVGVDHKTVVVLDPDNLQYIRESFVFNHVFSPVLLDESLMGTDGGSVGDIARPSGDVYGGISSSGGYNSGVLGCCTKGTKLSAEDRRAELEQQEVYELLGAPLTEHFMKGHNSCLFAYGQEGSGKSYTLSGTARCVGVIPRICKDLLSRASAPCRSPPCEAQRKQEAVKNNVLPLQVSHMSFALRSAYTSAKSGGNFSSPIKNAPPTVLPPSLRNKQNASRVEVTISYMEVCNDWVRDLLKPKRDRDPQCGDADSCTYGSDAFERLKVRYYPRHGPGVEGLTTINVRTWEECWSYIQYGNMERQQLISLRKTHGHTHTIFRITSPKVGPFDECITSVECSPKIDVVELSSVGCLKNSRSPPNTAGITTYEDCRRQLREFNAVQRSLGVLSRVLQAVASGSKNAPYRENLLTHLLSDGLVGGSLTIFCATVLSDVCAHAETLTTLRYAAQTCSTICCMKPNVASVASTGCLNQKQLGTTVESVSPRFEGSTPTVGNDVRGMTTSVSLPFWSDCSGSRAGAVGAASDDGSPSKNGAKGAFCVECLPYIPGAKVERVGTDSYVPPNNCSGVTNITALNQGGCSGPGTLLRRDQQTVGLPPLTGSAGVSSSPRVSWSERLKASASFNNLGCGNTSRGGVEGWQLRSPSSVSDKPSSPSTSAFSSPRNLLRPSSLVPNSGTAVTDSPLQPHTPNRGVGRVSALASSFLILTSPSAVAPSGRIAGLTALGGAHDVISASGVTTGAFPSEVLGGSPIHSWTQHGFLGSPEFVRKKESRRNLVKVFTPEELQPSLASPESCSPKQSCPPTPILSTKNNPTLKPLATSNPVSPTVK; this is encoded by the coding sequence ATGTTTGATAAGGTGACAGCAATGAGCGAGAGGGAAACAACATCCCATAGCCCCGAGTTGGGCGGCGACAACAATGGTAGCGTCGTCGTAGCTGTTCGCGTGCGACCCCTGGAAGGTTTGAGCATTGAAGCAGGTGGTGCTTTGAGTATGTCGCGATTTACCGCCCAGCAGCGAATGCATCGTCGGGGAATGTCGGCACAAGAGGGTGATAAACCTGCTGTACGTGTGGGAGTTGACCACAAAACAGTTGTTGTGCTTGATCCCGACAATCTTCAATACATTCGGGaaagttttgttttcaacCATGTATTTTCCCCCGTTTTGTTGGATGAATCCCTCATGGGTACGGATGGTGGATCGGTAGGCGATATAGCCCGGCCGTCGGGAGATGTCTATGGGGGAATTTCCAGTAGTGGAGGTTACAACTCGGGTGTTCTCGGTTGCTGCACGAAGGGGACCAAACTCAGTGCAGAAGACCGAAGGGCGGAATTAGAACAACAGGAAGTATACGAACTGTTAGGAGCTCCACTAACTGAGCATTTTATGAAAGGGCACAACTCCTGCCTTTTTGCATATGGACAGGAGGGTAGTGGCAAGAGTTACACCCTGTCGGGAACGGCGCGGTGCGTGGGGGTGATTCCACGTATTTGCAAAGATCTTCTTAGCCGAGCTTCAGCGCCTTGTCGCAGCCCACCATGTGAGGCACAACGGAAGCAGGAGGCGGTGAAAAATAATGTCTTGCCACTTCAAGTGAGTCATATGTCGTTTGCTCTCCGTAGTGCGTATACGTCCGCAAAGTCAGGGGGGAACTTTTCTTCGCCCATAAAAAATGCCCCCCCAACCGTGCTTCCGCCATCGCTgaggaacaaacaaaacgccAGTCGGGTGGAAGTGACGATATCATACATGGAGGTTTGCAACGATTGGGTTAGGGATTTGCTTAAACCGAAAAGGGACAGGGACCCACAATGTGGCGATGCAGACTCGTGCACATACGGCTCGGATGCTTTTGAGAGATTGAAGGTGCGGTACTACCCGAGGCATGGCCCTGGTGTGGAGGGACTAACAACAATCAACGTGCGCACGTGGGAGGAGTGCTGGAGTTATATCCAGTACGGAAACATGGAGCGCCAGCAACTGATATCGTTACGTAAAACCCAtggccacacacacactataTTCCGAATAACCTCACCAAAGGTTGGTCCGTTTGATGAGTGCATTACGTCGGTGGAGTGTTCACCAAAGATTGATGTCGTTGAGCTTTCGAGCGTTGGCTGTTTAAAGAACTCTCGTTCTCCACCAAACACAGCAGGTATTACCACGTATGAGGATTGTAGAAGACAGTTAAGGGAGTTCAATGCGGTCCAGCGGTCTCTTGGAGTTTTGAGTCGCGTTCTTCAAGCAGTGGCAAGTGGTAGCAAAAACGCCCCGTACCGTGAGAATCTGTTGACCCATTTGCTCTCTGACGGACTCGTCGGTGGGTCGCTTACCATCTTCTGCGCAACAGTGCTGTCGGACGTCTGTGCACATGCCGAAACACTAACAACACTTCGTTATGCCGCGCAGACTTGTAGTACCATTTGCTGTATGAAGCCCAATGTGGCCTCGGTCGCAAGTACGGGCTGTTTGAACCAGAAACAACTGGGAACGACCGTGGAAAGTGTGTCACCGAGGTTTGAAGGTTCCACACCAACAGTAGGAAATGATGTAAGGGGAATGACCACCTCCGTCTCGTTGCCCTTTTGGTCCGATTGTAGCGGCTCGCGAGCTGGAGCTGTGGGTGCCGCGAGTGACGACGGTTCGCCAAGCAAGAATGGCGCAAAAGGGGCGTTTTGTGTTGAATGCCTGCCATATATTCCCGGGGCGAAGGTGGAACGAGTTGGCACGGATTCATACGTACCACCaaacaactgcagcggtgttACAAATATCACTGCCCTGAACCAAGGCGGGTGTTCAGGGCCGGGTACATTGTTACGAAGGGATCAACAGACTGTCGGACTGCCGCCACTTACCGGGTCAGCGGGGGTTTCTTCCAGCCCGCGTGTTTCCTGGTCCGAGAGGTTGAAGGCAAGCGCTTCGTTTAATAACTTGGGTTGTGGCAACACCTCCAGAGGCGGGGTGGAGGGTTGGCAGTTGAGGTCCCCTTCCTCTGTTAGCGACAAACCTTCATCCCCTTCTACCAGCGCTTTTAGTTCCCCCAGAAACTTGCTGCGTCCCAGCAGTTTGGTTCCCAACTCAGGTACTGCTGTGACTGACAGCCCGCTGCAGCCCCACACACCCAATCGTGGAGTGGGAAGGGTTAGTGCCCtggcttcctcttttctgatATTAACAAGCCCTTCTGCGGTAGCCCCTAGTGGCCGAATTGCAGGGCTAACAGCATTGGGCGGCGCTCACGACGTTATTAGTGCGAGTGGTGTAACAACAGGCGCGTTCCCGTCAGAGGTCTTGGGAGGAAGTCCCATCCATTCCTGGACCCAGCACGGTTTCCTCGGTTCCCCAGAGTTTGTccgcaaaaaggaaagccgAAGGAATCTTGTAAAGGTTTTCACCCCTGAAGAGCTGCAGCCGTCGTTAGCGTCCCCTGAGTCATGCTCTCCAAAGCAAAGCTGCCCACCAACACCAATACTTTCCACCAAGAACAATCCTACTCTCAAACCTCTAGCTACTAGTAATCCAGTATCTCCTACAGTGAAGTGA
- a CDS encoding serine/threonine-protein kinase, putative translates to MQQQQQQQQQPSQNAEASRSRQCSSSFGRPCVALSWNIMQLYKRINSKLCEEMRRRPTRSRCNDGYDDKHGHYFMYTGEEIWGRYTVLGALGRGSFGTVLRCFDEKHQEQVAVKVVRNGDYFRAQGLIEVDIVSRLNNIPALDNLVVRLRKVFMWKNHLVLVFEMLSMNLFQLIQRTNYNGVSLDLTRKFAYQLVLVLKQLEEHDPPIIHSDVKPENVVLRDASRSSIRLIDFGSACFMRQGATLYKYVQSRFYRSVEVILELNYDTAIDRWSLGCMLVELHTGVPLFPGKTEVDQIARFTGVLGPIPDDMIERSGKKDIFFHDSRQSQQQHPLGTGCPPEDTPEEETLPAVGQRQEVVASPSPVIAADVLHSLSAASSVSAVTATSGPQGACSSGVPATSGPSPTCTTAASLSGRIVTRNATCVPCSSTLGMSCQGGSSTSNNNIASTKGTSASATSAARRPMTAVNMTSSGKKGGAAPSTAMTGASRGLSSTPSTYKMRFPPSNSLKPQSKSPSTSNVGIANANTAADSGGGNSNATENAGHSTAAVSSRAPAWSRPSNSTPKLRPAAGVLGSGTGPLFGTSTLPQGRVTAPQKMEATTAKSPFTLRVPPTPEQCQSLADIIGVYTGGPRGCRRGQAGHDVSDYLVFLDFIQRLLCYDPKERLSCADALRHPFLSALEVQRQWKYLGVGSS, encoded by the coding sequence atgcaacaacaacagcagcaacagcagcagccatcaCAAAACGCAGAGGCCAGTCGTAGCCGCCAGTGTAGCAGTTCGTTTGGGAGGCCATGTGTTGCTCTTTCATGGAATATCATGCAATTATACAAACGCATCAATAGCAAACTTTGTGAGGAGATGCGACGGCGCCCCACACGGTCCAGATGTAACGATGGCTACGATGACAAACATGGTCACTATTTTATGTACACAGGTGAGGAAATATGGGGACGGTACACCGTATTGGGTGCATTGGGACGTGGCAGCTTTGGAACTGTGCTGAGGTGCTTTGACGAGAAGCATCAGGAACAGGTGGCGGTGAAGGTGGTTCGGAATGGGGATTACTTTCGTGCGCAAGGTCTGATAGAGGTGGACATCGTTTCGCGGTTAAATAACATTCCTGCATTAGACAATTTGGTTGTGCGGTTGAGAAAGGTGTTCATGTGGAAGAATCATTTGGTACTGGTGTTTGAGATGTTAAGCATGAATCTCTTCCAGTTAATCCAACGAACGAACTATAATGGTGTCAGTCTTGACCTAACCAGAAAGTTTGCCTACCAGCTGGTGCTTGTGCTGAAGCAGTTAGAGGAGCATGATCCACCGATAATTCACAGTGACGTAAAGCCTGAGAATGTCGTTCTTCGGGACGCAAGTCGCAGTAGCATTCGCCTTATTGATTTTGGAAGCGCCTGCTTCATGAGGCAAGGAGCAACACTATACAAGTACGTGCAGTCTCGTTTCTACCGTAGTGTTGAAGTTATATTAGAACTTAACTACGACACAGCCATCGATAGATGGTCCCTTGGTTGCATGCTTGTTGAGCTTCACACCGGTGTGCCACTGTTTCCGGGCAAAACAGAAGTTGATCAAATTGCACGCTTTACTGGCGTCCTCGGGCCAATACCCGACGATATGATCGAGCGCAGTGGGAAGAAGGATATATTTTTTCACGACAGTAGACAatcgcaacaacaacatccacTGGGAACGGGTTGCCCTCCAGAAGATACCCCTGAGGAAGAGACATTACCCGCGGTTGGGCAGCGTCAGGAGGTTGTagcatcaccatcaccagtTATAGCTGCCGATGTGCTTCACAGTCTCTCAGCCGCATCGTCCGTATCTGCTGTGACGGCGACGTCGGGTCCGCAAGGGGCTTGCAGTAGTGGTGTTCCTGCGACTTCCGGGCCTTCCCCCACATGCACGACGGCTGCTTCTTTGAGTGGTCGAATTGTTACAAGAAACGCTACATGTGTGCCATGCAGTAGCACCTTAGGGATGTCTTGCCAAGGTGGTAGTAGCACTAGCAATAACAACATTGCGAGTACCAAGGGGACCTCAGCATCGGCCACTTCTGCGGCGCGTCGCCCAATGACTGCTGTTAACATGACTTCCTCGGGTAAAAAGGGTGGTGCCGCACCGTCAACTGCAATGACGGGTGCAAGTCGGGGTTTGTCATCGACCCCTTCAACGTATAAGATGCGTTTCCCCCCGTCGAATAGTTTAAAACCTCAGTCGAAGTCCCCATCTACCAGCAACGTAGGCATCGCAAATGCCAACACAGCTGCGGACAGTGGTGGAGGAAACAGCAATGCAACTGAAAATGCAGGCCATTCCACAGCTGCGGTTTCTTCCCGTGCCCCCGCGTGGTCCCGCCCATCCAATTCAACTCCAAAGCTACGGCCGGCAGCGGGCGTGCTGGGAAGCGGAACGGGACCTCTTTTTGGTACTTCCACTTTGCCACAGGGTCGAGTTACCGCTCCGCAGAAGATGGAAGCAACAACGGCGAAGAGCCCGTTTACACTTCGGGTTCCTCCGACTCCCGAACAATGTCAGAGTCTCGCTGATATTATTGGTGTTTACACGGGAGGGCCACGAGGTTGTCGTCGTGGTCAAGCAGGACATGATGTTAGTGACTACTTGGTGTTTTTAGACTTTATCCAGCGGCTACTCTGCTATGACCCAAAGGAGCGTTTGAGCTGCGCTGATGCATTAAGACATCCTTTCTTATCAGCTTTAGAGGTGCAAAGGCAGTGGAAGTATTTGGGCGTTGGTTCCTCTTAG
- a CDS encoding DNA excision repair protein, putative — protein sequence MADELSQLGVNWVEESLLRQDVEANVEARADAAAAADEAELQKRWTALEEVERTVANIQEQLSKVVAPVGTAAHKIVEEKDSASVLQFSLLKAQRELESRAKALRSWQIECEARQRRRVEEAKQRKQVTEQEAVMARMRNRLSRALQPVADVQGLQEGVGSAGRVPASTNHHDYHDRLTTGMGLTPQVWWNGRIGTPNGAASVTHSNISTPSRRQRLSSSTSADVPLTPAQYSCGPVLPSAYRVTLTPSDVRSKLQKYADDSDLSIYSARCRKRKRLEGALAGLAALEAGVATANGEIKEEDTDEDSGVVVKCEGSGMSSFPKVKTEGSAHEKSGASLLDAIDVDALMEESDDAAVEVLQKVKKEKRASAGGRKHRERENTTQNFTDRHDSIEVLRGISLASSIYQKLFDHQRDGLKWLLNLHRQHVGGILGDDMGLGKTIQIAAMLNALNHSNQLRGPSLIVTPVTVLRQWVAEMHRWAPYVRTCVMHASSASTISREKLIDSVRGTPAVLLTTYAAVREHCRLLHNACFQYVILDEGHKISNPEATVTIAAKSFPTPHRLILSGTPVQNTLKELWCLFDFVKPGLLGTLRRFEEEFEVPINASKNIRASPLALATAAETARVLHESISPFLLRRLKKQVMSDSLPEKYERVIRCPLSDSQLEAYVDLLSSSRVQRLMSNTLSYTQLMGGLDRDGRDASGCLHIAGKRFQLMRDKENKGVVRHELFCVMHELRQICNHVDIFHMRQAKDFNYTDDMENNFFLDVVNAPTATARKAGGKGTTHFSMRSNRPVNYEGSSKLQTLRQLLKLWQRGGQRALVFSQTRAMLDIIENMCEQESLTYIRMDGTTNSLRRQELMDRFNEDDRIVVALLTTRVGGVGVNLIGADRVVIFDPDWNPVTDEQARERAWRIGQTRDVGVYRLISSGTVEEAVLRRQLAKTYVTEKVLHDPKLQRFFYEQGSLSESFYLGVEYDSRVPLGKKHIVAAQELFPLLKEEHNNEEVFALTAVGHQRRIRGTEEESGGASVRAKSETEKTAAASVYRVCAPRELFPSATTTSRTSSSNMSETSLLQDLVDGNHVRISGVDSTAQRLACTSASHAMLRVSNVIRTFEHQTQEAFARLPRVEGS from the coding sequence ATGGCAGATGAACTCTCCCAGTTGGGTGTGAATTGGGTAGAGGAATCTTTGCTCCGTCAAGATGTAGAGGCGAATGTGGAGGCACGAGCTGATGCCGCCGCAGCTGCGGATGAGGCTGAGCTGCAAAAGCGATGGACAGCACTGGAGGAGGTGGAGCGCACAGTGGCTAATATTCAAGAGCAACTTTCCAAAGTCGTTGCTCCTGTGGGCACGGCAGCTCACAAAATAGTCGAGGAGAAGGACAGCGCTTCCGTGCTACAGTTCTCCCTGCTGAAGGCACAAAGAGAGTTGGAAAGTCGTGCGAAAGCGCTCCGCAGTTGGCAGATCGAATGCGAGGCACGCCAACGGCGGCGTGTGGAAGAGGCGAAACAGCGTAAGCAAGTGACTGAGCAGGAGGCAGTTATGGCCAGAATGCGGAATCGTTTGAGTCGTGCCCTTCAGCCGGTAGCGGACGTTCAAGGACTACAAGAGGGCGTAGGGAGTGCGGGGAGGGTTCCCGCATCGACTAACCATCACGATTACCACGATCGCCTCACCACGGGCATGGGCTTGACACCTCAGGTGTGGTGGAATGGGAGAATAGGCACACCTAATGGAGCTGCAAGTGTGACTCACTCGAACATTTCAACGCCTTCGCGACGTCAACGCCTGTCATCGTCAACTTCTGCCGATGTCCCATTAACTCCTGCACAGTATTCCTGCGGCCCCGTTCTTCCATCAGCTTATCGAGTGACGCTGACGCCAAGCGATGTCCGCTCCAAGTTGCAGAAATACGCAGATGACAGCGACTTAAGCATTTACAGCGCGAGGTGCCGCAAGCGGAAGCGGCTAGAAGGAGCTTTAGCGGGTCTAGCAGCGTTAGAAGCTGGAGTGGCCACTGCCAACGGCGAGATCAAGGAGGAGGATACCGATGAAGACTCGGGGGTTGTGGTGAAGTGTGAGGGTAGTGGCATGAGTAGTTTCCCCAAAGTGAAGACAGAGGGTAGCGCACATGAGAAAAGTGGAGCCTCATTGCTGGATGCCATAGATGTCGATGCGCTCATGGAGGAGTCTGATGATGCGGCTGTTGAAGTGCTCCAAAAAgttaagaaggaaaaaagggcaTCAGCAGGCGGTAGAAAGCACcgggagagggaaaatacCACGCAAAACTTTACGGACAGGCATGATTCCATTGAAGTCTTGCGTGGTATTTCTTTGGCATCATCCATTTATCAAAAATTGTTCGACCACCAACGGGACGGATTGAAGTGGCTGCTGAATCTTCACCGACAGCATGTCGGTGGGATTCTGGGAGATGACATGGGACTCGGGAAAACTATTCAAATAGCAGCCATGTTAAATGCCCTAAATCATTCCAACCAACTTCGTGGACCCTCTCTAATTGTTACACCGGTCACAGTGCTCCGTCAGTGGGTGGCAGAGATGCACCGATGGGCTCCATACGTGCGTACCTGTGTTATGCATGCCAGTAGTGCTTCCACTATTTCTCGCGAAAAGCTCATTGATTCGGTTCGAGGCACTCCAGCAGTGCTCTTAACAACCTATGCGGCCGTTCGTGAGCACTGCCGGTTGCTTCACAACGCATGTTTTCAGTATGTTATTCTTGACGAGGGGCACAAGATTAGCAACCCGGAGGCTACTGTCACAATTGCTGCCAAGTCGTTTCCCACACCCCACCGGCTCATCCTCTCTGGAACCCCTGTGCAAAATACACTCAAGGAACTGTGGTGCCTGTTTGACTTCGTTAAACCAGGCCTACTGGGTACGTTGCGGAGGTTCGAGGAAGAGTTTGAGGTGCCAATCAACGCCAGTAAGAATATTCGGGCGTCACCTCTCGCTTTGGCCACAGCCGCCGAGACTGCGCGGGTGCTGCACGAGAGCATCTCCCCGTTTTTACTACGTCGACTGAAGAAGCAAGTGATGAGCGATTCTTTACCGGAGAAATACGAACGGGTTATTCGGTGCCCACTCAGTGATTCCCAATTAGAGGCGTATGTTGACCTCTTAAGTTCATCACGCGTGCAGAGGTTGATGAGTAACACCCTGTCATACACCCAGTTAATGGGTGGGTTGGACCGTGACGGGCGGGATGCAAGTGGTTGTCTGCACATCGCTGGCAAGCGGTTCCAGTTGATGCGtgataaagaaaacaaaggcgTTGTTCGGCATGAGCTGTTTTGCGTGATGCACGAGTTGCGACAAATATGCAATCACGTGGATATCTTTCACATGCGACAAGCAAAGGACTTCAACTACACCGACGATATGGAAAACAACTTCTTTCTCGATGTTGTGAATGCCCCTACCGCCACTGCAAGGAAAGCGGGTGGAAAAGGCACGACACATTTTTCGATGCGCAGTAACAGGCCGGTAAATTATGAAGGTAGCAGTAAACTTCAAACTCTTAGACAGCTGCTGAAGTTGTGGCAACGGGGTGGACAGCGTGCGCTGGTCTTCTCCCAGACGCGTGCCATGCTAGATATTATTGAAAATATGTGTGAACAAGAGAGCCTTACATATATCCGCATGGATGGTACCACCAATAGCTTACGACGGCAGGAACTCATGGATCGTTTCAACGAGGATGACAGAATCGTGGTGGCGCTGCTTACCACACGTGTGGGTGGCGTTGGGGTGAACTTAATTGGTGCTGACCGAGTTGTGATATTTGACCCTGACTGGAATCCGGTGACGGATGAGCAGGCGCGTGAGCGGGCGTGGCGAATTGGGCAAACACGCGATGTGGGTGTTTATCGTCTCATTTCTAGCGGAACAGTGGAGGAGGCGGTGTTGCGACGGCAACTTGCCAAGACGTATGTGACCGAGAAAGTTCTGCACGATCCAAAACTTCAACGTTTCTTCTACGAGCAAGGTAGTCTATCAGAGTCGTTCTACCTTGGCGTCGAGTATGACAGCCGGGTGCCACTAGGGAAGAAGCACATCGTCGCTGCACAAGAACTGTTTCCACTTTTAAAGGAAGAACACAATAATGAGGAAGTATTTGCGCTAACAGCGGTTGGGCATCAGCGGAGAATCCGAGGGACTGAGGAAGAATCAGGTGGGGCTTCTGTGAGGGCGAAgtcagaaacagaaaaaactgctgctgcttccgtGTATCGGGTATGTGCTCCACGGGagctttttccttctgccaCCACAACGTCACGAACATCTTCTTCCAACATGTCTGAGACGTCATTGCTTCAGGATCTCGTTGACGGCAATCATGTGCGGATCTCTGGTGTTGACAGCACAGCACAGCGACTCGCGTGTACGTCAGCGTCCCATGCAATGTTGCGTGTGTCGAATGTCATCCGCACGTTCGAACATCAGACACAAGAGGCATTTGCGAGGCTTCCCAGGGTGGAGGGATCGTAA
- a CDS encoding calpain-like cysteine peptidase, putative, with the protein MSDITYENGSPTYTGNTVLKCFRENGNGLLFRIVNDEEKKWAFYNDTKDYNMVVKVAFGKDSTVQPLGNTKMEKDTATGEFKCELEIAPLATEMFIEGVPNGYKINFEANPIPQMSKMRLYMRVQQMIDSRNVVRRIDSPPFFPFSLLVLLFLGVAEKMRDPKHFILLYQKSSPLYAALALPYVTVRRVVHFFQVPSVFSSFCIISSLLLPFRASTIYVQDNLRYFTSSIPNLRKNKRHSNMSDITYENGSPTYTGNTVLKCFRENGNGLLFRIVNDEEKKWAFYNDTKDYNMVVKVAFGKDSTVQPLGNTKMEKDTATGEFKCEVKIAPLATEMFIEGVPNGYKISYEADPIPQWKSVPT; encoded by the exons ATGTCCGATATCACGTACGAGAACGGTTCACCGACATACACCGGTAACACCGTCCTTAAGTGCTTCAGAGAGAATGGCAACGGCCTCCTCTTTCGCATCGTCAATGATGAGGAGAAGAAATGGGCATTCTACAATGATACCAAGGACTACAACATGGTGGTGAAAGTTGCTTTCGGTAAGGACAGCACTGTTCAACCCCTTGGCAACACCAAGATGGAAAAGGACACTGCTACTGGCGAATTCAAGTGCGAACTCGAAATTGCGCCGCTGGCGACTGAAATGTTCATTGAGGGAGTGCCCAACGGATACAAAATAAACTTTGAAGCCAATCCTATTCCTCAA ATGAGCAAGATGCGGTTATACATGCGAGTCCAGCAGATGATCGACAGTAGGAATGTAGTTAGAAGAATTGAttcgccccctttttttcctttttctctcctggTTCTTTTGTTCTTGGGGGTTGCCGAAAAAATGCGCGACCCAAAGCACTTTATACTGTTATATCAGAAGAGTTCCCCTCTGTATGCGGCGTTGGCGCTTCCATACGTTACTGTCCGGCGCGTCGTGCATTTCTTTCAGGTGCCCAGTGTATTTTCGAGTTTTTGTATCATCTcatcccttctcctcccttttcgTGCTTCCACTATTTATGTACAAGATAATCTTCGTTATTTCACAAGCAGCATACCAAAtttaaggaaaaataaaagacattCAAACATGTCCGATATCACGTACGAGAACGGTTCACCGACATACACCGGTAACACCGTCCTTAAGTGCTTCAGAGAGAATGGCAACGGCCTCCTCTTTCGCATCGTCAATGATGAGGAGAAGAAATGGGCATTCTACAATGATACCAAGGACTACAACATGGTGGTGAAAGTTGCTTTCGGTAAGGACAGCACTGTTCAACCCCTTGGCAACACCAAGATGGAAAAGGACACTGCTACTGGCGAATTCAAGTGTGAGGTGAAAATCGCCCCCCTGGCGACTGAAATGTTCATTGAGGGAGTGCCCAACGGATATAAAATAAGTTATGAAGCCGATCCTATTCCCCAGTGGAAATCCGTTCCCACCTAA